A window from Streptomyces sp. NBC_00299 encodes these proteins:
- a CDS encoding N-acetylglutaminylglutamine amidotransferase — protein sequence MCGLTGEVRFDGRRADEAAVERMADRLAARGPDGQGTWARGPVALGHRRLKIIDLSDRGAQPMTDPRGQVTGVFNGCVYNHPELREELRGLGHRFESTSDTEVVLKAYQQWGTACVEHFLGMFAFALVEHRTGRVVLARDRLGIKPLYLARTPDRLRFASTLPALLAGGDVDTSLDPVAVHQYLSWHATVAAPRTVLNGVHKLPPATVRVVEPDGTHRDHCYWQPSYTRRAEYAGMGADEWRDAVLDALRTAVRRRMVSDVEVGVLLSGGLDSSLIVALLADEGLHDLMTFSVGFETEGGEKGDEFQYSDLVAREFGTDHRQLMVPSDRVSMALDGAVAAMSEPMISHDVVAFYLLSEQVSKEVKVVQSGQGADEVFAGYHWYPQLAEVSREDEPERYAATYFDRPHADLARVLQPDMLPRDDVSGSFVRSHMAVPGAETALDAALRLDTHVMLVDDPVKRVDNMTMAWGLEARVPFLDHELVELAAACPPELKLADGGKGVLKEAGRKLLPREVVDRPKGYFPVPAIRHMAGPVLERVREALQAPEAKQRGLFQESYVTELLAAPDEHRTHRGANALWQIALLEIWLQTHGIK from the coding sequence ATGTGCGGTCTGACCGGCGAGGTCCGCTTCGACGGCCGGCGAGCCGACGAGGCTGCCGTCGAACGCATGGCCGACCGGCTCGCCGCCCGTGGACCCGACGGGCAGGGCACCTGGGCGCGGGGCCCGGTCGCACTGGGACACCGGCGACTGAAGATCATCGATCTCTCGGACCGGGGAGCCCAGCCGATGACCGACCCCCGCGGTCAGGTCACCGGCGTCTTCAACGGCTGCGTCTACAACCACCCTGAGCTGCGCGAAGAGCTGCGCGGCCTCGGGCACCGATTCGAGTCCACGTCGGACACGGAGGTCGTGCTCAAGGCCTACCAGCAGTGGGGCACCGCCTGCGTCGAGCACTTCCTCGGCATGTTCGCCTTCGCGCTCGTCGAGCACCGGACCGGCCGTGTCGTCCTCGCCCGGGACCGGCTCGGAATCAAGCCCCTGTACCTGGCGCGGACACCGGACCGGCTGCGGTTCGCCTCGACGCTGCCCGCTCTCCTCGCCGGCGGGGACGTGGACACCTCGCTCGATCCGGTCGCCGTCCACCAGTACCTGAGCTGGCACGCCACCGTCGCGGCGCCGCGCACCGTCCTCAACGGGGTGCACAAGCTCCCGCCCGCCACCGTGCGGGTCGTCGAACCGGACGGCACTCATCGGGATCACTGCTACTGGCAGCCGTCCTACACACGCCGGGCCGAGTACGCCGGCATGGGCGCGGACGAATGGCGTGACGCGGTGCTGGACGCGCTCCGCACGGCCGTGCGCCGCAGGATGGTGTCCGACGTGGAGGTCGGTGTCCTGCTCTCCGGCGGCCTCGACTCCAGTCTGATCGTCGCGCTGCTGGCCGACGAGGGCCTGCACGACCTGATGACGTTCAGCGTCGGGTTCGAGACGGAGGGCGGCGAGAAGGGCGACGAGTTCCAGTACTCGGACCTGGTCGCCCGCGAGTTCGGGACCGACCACCGACAGCTGATGGTTCCCTCCGACCGGGTGTCGATGGCTCTGGACGGGGCGGTCGCGGCCATGAGCGAGCCGATGATCAGCCACGACGTGGTCGCCTTCTACCTGCTGTCCGAGCAGGTCTCCAAGGAGGTCAAGGTCGTGCAGAGTGGCCAGGGAGCCGACGAGGTCTTCGCCGGCTACCACTGGTACCCGCAGCTGGCGGAGGTCTCCCGCGAGGACGAACCGGAGCGGTACGCCGCGACCTACTTCGACCGGCCGCATGCCGACCTCGCCAGGGTCCTGCAGCCGGACATGCTGCCGCGCGACGACGTATCGGGCAGCTTCGTCCGCAGTCACATGGCGGTCCCGGGGGCGGAGACCGCGCTCGACGCGGCTCTCCGGCTGGACACCCACGTCATGCTCGTCGACGACCCCGTGAAACGGGTCGACAACATGACCATGGCCTGGGGCCTGGAGGCACGGGTTCCGTTCCTCGACCACGAGCTGGTCGAGCTGGCGGCGGCCTGCCCGCCGGAGCTGAAACTGGCCGACGGCGGCAAAGGTGTGCTCAAGGAGGCGGGCCGCAAGCTCCTGCCTCGCGAGGTCGTCGACCGGCCCAAGGGCTACTTCCCCGTGCCGGCCATCCGGCACATGGCGGGCCCCGTCCTGGAACGCGTACGTGAAGCGCTCCAGGCGCCCGAGGCGAAGCAACGCGGCTTGTTCCAGGAGTCGTACGTGACCGAGCTCCTCGCGGCGCCCGACGAGCACCGGACCCATCGGGGTGCGAACGCCCTGTGGCAGATTGCTTTGCTGGAGATATGGCTGCAGACCCACGGAATCAAGTGA